The following are encoded together in the Aerococcus mictus genome:
- the hxlB gene encoding 6-phospho-3-hexuloisomerase, whose protein sequence is MSAKNYVKEILEELLHNVAYENDDQLNDLVEAILKANHIFLTGAGRSGVGIRGFANRLMHLGFSVSVIGEITNPHTHEGDLLIVGSGSGETDSLVSTAKKAKKNGVKIAILTMDVESTIAKLADVVVLLPGVSPKLQHSGMDITSIQPMGSAFEQLLFLTGDGIILELMDRTGETSDSMFARHADLE, encoded by the coding sequence ATGAGTGCAAAAAATTATGTTAAAGAAATTTTAGAAGAATTACTACACAACGTTGCCTATGAAAATGATGATCAATTAAATGACCTGGTGGAAGCTATCCTAAAGGCCAACCATATCTTCTTAACCGGGGCTGGGCGGTCAGGAGTAGGCATTCGTGGCTTTGCTAACCGTTTGATGCACTTAGGTTTCTCTGTCAGTGTGATTGGAGAAATTACTAACCCCCACACCCATGAAGGAGACTTATTAATTGTTGGTTCTGGATCCGGTGAAACCGATAGCTTGGTATCCACTGCCAAGAAGGCGAAAAAGAATGGCGTTAAGATTGCGATTTTAACTATGGATGTGGAATCGACCATTGCTAAATTAGCCGATGTTGTGGTCTTACTTCCTGGGGTATCCCCTAAATTACAACATTCTGGAATGGATATTACTTCCATCCAACCCATGGGCTCAGCCTTTGAACAGTTACTCTTCTTAACTGGTGACGGGATCATCCTGGAATTAATGGATCGGACGGGTGAAACTTCAGATTCTATGTTTGCTCGTCATGCCGATTTAGAATAG
- the hxlA gene encoding 3-hexulose-6-phosphate synthase → MTAKLQLALDDISLEKGLELVKQVKDYIDIVEIGTPFMMEYGMEAVRQVKAAVPEVEVLCDAKIMDAGYLEAKETFDAGADYVTVLGVTDNLTIKDVVKAAKEANAKVMVDMITITDIAKRVAEVEELGVDVVAVHTGVDAQAAGRTPLEDLAEMSKHVDNTVTAVAGGIKVDTVADYMQYNPQIIIVGGGILHADDPVQAAKELKEQMEA, encoded by the coding sequence ATGACTGCAAAATTACAACTCGCTTTAGATGATATTAGTTTAGAAAAAGGCTTAGAACTCGTAAAACAAGTGAAAGATTATATTGATATTGTTGAAATCGGGACCCCATTTATGATGGAGTACGGTATGGAAGCGGTTCGCCAAGTCAAAGCAGCTGTGCCTGAAGTTGAAGTCCTCTGCGATGCTAAGATTATGGATGCGGGTTACCTTGAAGCTAAGGAAACCTTTGATGCTGGGGCCGATTACGTGACTGTCTTAGGGGTAACAGACAACTTAACCATCAAAGACGTTGTTAAAGCGGCTAAAGAAGCCAATGCTAAAGTCATGGTCGATATGATTACCATTACCGATATTGCTAAACGGGTTGCTGAAGTAGAAGAATTAGGAGTCGATGTGGTTGCTGTTCACACGGGTGTTGACGCTCAAGCAGCGGGCCGTACCCCACTAGAAGACTTAGCAGAGATGAGTAAACACGTCGATAACACCGTTACTGCTGTTGCCGGTGGAATTAAAGTAGACACGGTTGCTGATTACATGCAATACAATCCTCAAATAATCATTGTCGGTGGAGGTATCCTACACGCCGATGACCCCGTTCAAGCAGCAAAAGAATTGAAAGAACAAATGGAGGCTTAA
- a CDS encoding sugar-binding transcriptional regulator has protein sequence MNSKKDLIRVAKLYYYHNLTQEEIADQVGISRIKVSRMLKKARDMGIITVVVNDTPNYEHVERTIKESFQLKNVMITDIHNHDVRGSLAQMAGSYLNTILEEGDTIAVGWGKTLQELTKYCYGNLNKKTLFTPLIGGHGDKNFNRHSNSIANQFAENYLAKSATILAPAFAQSQVAADMYMHDPNVLATIDRSSQANIAIFSIGNPNDEENNIISTGYLSEKETALIKESDTTSDIASIIFLNQEGKEILQELEERRISVSQKAFAQIDRKICIAGGRKKHISILSAIKSQYVDELITDIDTARFLTENI, from the coding sequence ATGAACAGTAAAAAAGATCTTATTCGAGTGGCTAAACTCTACTACTACCACAACCTGACCCAGGAAGAAATCGCTGACCAGGTGGGCATTTCTCGCATCAAAGTCTCCCGTATGCTCAAAAAAGCCCGTGATATGGGTATTATAACCGTCGTTGTTAATGACACCCCTAACTACGAGCATGTTGAACGCACCATTAAAGAAAGTTTTCAACTTAAAAACGTCATGATTACGGATATCCATAACCATGACGTCCGCGGATCCCTAGCCCAAATGGCTGGCTCTTATTTAAATACTATTCTTGAAGAAGGCGACACGATCGCTGTGGGATGGGGAAAGACCCTACAAGAATTGACCAAGTATTGCTACGGCAATCTGAATAAAAAGACGCTCTTCACTCCCCTGATCGGCGGTCACGGAGATAAGAACTTCAACCGCCATTCCAATTCCATCGCCAACCAATTTGCCGAAAACTATCTGGCCAAGTCAGCTACCATCCTAGCCCCAGCCTTCGCCCAAAGCCAAGTTGCTGCCGACATGTACATGCACGACCCCAACGTCTTGGCCACTATTGATAGAAGCAGTCAAGCCAACATCGCCATCTTCAGTATCGGTAACCCTAATGACGAAGAAAATAATATTATCTCGACCGGCTACCTGTCCGAAAAAGAGACAGCCCTCATCAAGGAAAGTGATACCACGAGTGATATTGCCTCCATTATTTTCCTTAACCAAGAAGGTAAAGAAATCCTTCAAGAGTTAGAAGAACGCCGCATCAGCGTCTCCCAAAAGGCCTTTGCTCAAATTGACCGTAAAATCTGTATCGCTGGCGGGCGAAAAAAACATATAAGTATTCTCTCCGCCATTAAGAGTCAGTATGTTGATGAATTGATTACAGATATTGATACGGCCCGGTTCTTGACGGAGAATATTTAG
- a CDS encoding Spo0B domain-containing protein, whose translation MTFTLVIVTLLIMFFILTRSSKQTIVDSQADMLLKVGHEIADDPFIQSSAEDTHFSQQIIDYASAEEARFGLDYVVIMTKDSTRLTHPNRHLIGSPFQGEQDQYDALNGKSYTRTGQGPMGRSMRAFVPILNQENQVVGAVALGIMLPKLNLLFDQARHTVISSILVAFLVAGIMAIWLAYSLKNRMLGMEPEEIAQVVEERNAMFNYTDMAILITDPKGKIRFENNSAITYIGNYLNQPYSAIFPNLKVKDKAFMSLIKSVNEDEYVGSVAPIIVNREKRGYLFILRNALEVIDLVNQLENSHYFAKQLVKQNHDFLNKVHVIYGLTDLGEYKELKSYLQDLISDKSHFNQNVQLLINNPTIAGYLLLGANHYSTYRQITVKDEIPEAQNFSQNNEWLKITNTIEESLNQLQDTVKIDIELEYVNDHLLTSFYLYPDQGLYHKVAKVLDQVHNDFDKVKINNKRNYFVLSYQVQYGG comes from the coding sequence ATGACCTTTACTTTAGTGATTGTTACCTTATTAATCATGTTTTTTATCTTAACTCGGTCCAGTAAGCAGACCATTGTCGATTCTCAAGCGGACATGTTGTTAAAAGTGGGCCATGAAATTGCGGACGATCCCTTTATCCAGTCCTCTGCTGAAGATACGCATTTTTCCCAGCAGATTATCGACTATGCCTCTGCTGAAGAAGCTCGCTTTGGCTTGGATTATGTGGTGATAATGACTAAGGATAGTACCCGACTAACCCACCCCAACCGTCATTTAATTGGAAGTCCCTTCCAGGGAGAACAAGACCAGTATGATGCCCTCAATGGTAAATCCTATACCCGGACAGGGCAAGGCCCTATGGGGCGGTCGATGCGTGCCTTTGTCCCTATCCTCAATCAAGAGAATCAAGTGGTAGGCGCAGTAGCTTTAGGGATCATGTTGCCCAAGTTAAATCTCTTATTCGATCAGGCTAGACACACAGTGATCAGTTCTATCTTGGTCGCCTTTCTTGTGGCAGGGATAATGGCCATTTGGTTGGCTTATTCCTTAAAGAACCGCATGTTGGGAATGGAACCTGAAGAAATTGCCCAGGTAGTGGAAGAGCGCAATGCCATGTTTAATTATACCGATATGGCTATCCTAATCACTGATCCAAAAGGGAAAATCCGTTTTGAGAATAATAGTGCAATCACCTATATTGGCAACTATCTCAACCAACCTTATTCTGCAATTTTCCCTAATTTAAAGGTAAAGGACAAGGCATTTATGTCTTTGATTAAGTCGGTCAACGAGGATGAATATGTCGGTTCTGTGGCTCCGATTATTGTCAACCGGGAGAAACGAGGCTATCTTTTTATATTACGTAATGCTTTAGAAGTGATTGATTTAGTTAACCAGCTGGAGAATTCCCACTACTTTGCCAAGCAATTAGTCAAGCAGAACCATGATTTTCTCAATAAAGTTCATGTTATCTATGGCCTAACTGATTTAGGGGAATATAAGGAATTAAAGAGTTATTTGCAAGACTTAATTAGTGATAAGAGCCACTTCAATCAAAATGTGCAGCTATTGATTAACAATCCCACCATAGCGGGCTATTTACTCCTAGGCGCTAATCACTATTCCACTTATCGGCAGATCACTGTGAAGGATGAAATTCCCGAAGCCCAAAATTTTAGTCAGAATAATGAATGGCTGAAAATCACCAATACGATTGAAGAAAGCTTAAACCAGCTTCAAGACACGGTGAAAATTGACATTGAACTGGAATATGTCAATGATCATTTATTGACTTCATTCTATTTATATCCTGACCAAGGTCTTTACCATAAAGTCGCTAAGGTCTTAGATCAAGTACACAATGATTTTGATAAGGTGAAAATAAATAATAAGAGAAACTACTTTGTTTTAAGCTATCAAGTGCAATATGGAGGCTAA
- a CDS encoding response regulator, translated as MYKVMLVEDDRMVQAINKQYVEKVSGFEVTAVTESYQEALDQLAEDHFDLLLIDDHLDDFQSPGMQLVEYLATRDQHPGVIMLTAQNAKSAIQKGLNLGVQDYILKPFTFERLESSLLRFKKERELLNQEEEIDQDILDQLYGYPDDLGADNRLAESANMEMSDSIEKGLTFSTMEVIAASIESQDCESFTIPQITQKSQLSHVTVRKYIHYLVKKGYLKTFQYYGTTGRSTIHYQQVHPLDRSL; from the coding sequence ATGTATAAAGTAATGCTTGTTGAAGATGACCGCATGGTTCAAGCCATTAACAAACAATATGTCGAAAAAGTGTCAGGCTTTGAAGTAACTGCGGTGACAGAAAGTTACCAAGAGGCCCTTGATCAGTTAGCTGAGGACCATTTCGACCTTTTGTTAATTGATGATCATTTGGACGATTTCCAATCACCCGGTATGCAGCTGGTTGAATATTTGGCTACTCGTGACCAGCATCCGGGAGTAATCATGTTAACGGCTCAAAACGCCAAATCAGCCATTCAAAAGGGCTTAAATTTAGGGGTGCAGGACTATATTCTCAAACCCTTTACCTTTGAACGCTTAGAAAGTAGTTTGCTTCGGTTTAAAAAGGAAAGAGAGTTATTAAATCAAGAGGAGGAGATTGACCAAGACATCTTGGACCAATTATATGGTTATCCGGATGACTTAGGTGCCGACAACCGTTTAGCGGAGTCTGCTAATATGGAAATGAGTGATAGTATCGAAAAGGGTCTGACCTTTTCCACCATGGAAGTCATTGCCGCGTCCATCGAAAGCCAAGATTGTGAATCTTTTACTATTCCCCAAATCACTCAGAAAAGCCAACTCTCCCATGTGACGGTGCGTAAATATATCCATTATCTGGTTAAAAAGGGCTATCTGAAGACCTTCCAATACTATGGAACAACTGGGCGGTCTACTATTCATTACCAACAAGTCCACCCCTTGGATAGAAGTTTGTGA
- a CDS encoding type I phosphomannose isomerase catalytic subunit: protein MALNLYPMIFEDNYKHHIWGNVNRPEHNKVSDQEEGFSESWELSTHPNGPSVIANGDLAGKQLVDVFNEDKTGILGSFADSFDEFPLLIKFLNTKTRPSVQVHPNDEQAQELEDYPYGKGELWYFLDKDQDTFAVCGVKPGVTKEELKANSKNIFDYLGKYPIEKDSFFNLPPGTVHSPGEGCQFIEIQQSSDITYRIYDYDRLGKDGKPRELHLDKGIECIDLNYQPDTGDPKILEENDHYSEAKIADQKYFEVNRVQVKDSIKETTDGGPVILIFIEGSATIEDAGKNLAVEQIETVLIPASLDEVTIKGDCTYLKVTIPDALKA from the coding sequence ATGGCGCTCAACTTATATCCAATGATTTTTGAAGATAATTATAAACATCATATTTGGGGCAATGTCAACCGCCCAGAGCACAATAAAGTTTCTGACCAAGAGGAAGGATTTTCAGAAAGTTGGGAGTTATCGACTCATCCTAACGGCCCTAGTGTGATCGCTAACGGTGACCTAGCTGGTAAACAATTAGTCGATGTATTTAATGAGGATAAGACAGGGATTTTAGGAAGCTTCGCTGATAGCTTTGACGAGTTTCCATTATTGATTAAATTTCTAAATACCAAAACCCGTCCTTCAGTTCAAGTTCACCCTAATGATGAGCAGGCCCAAGAATTAGAAGATTACCCCTATGGTAAGGGTGAACTCTGGTACTTCCTAGACAAGGACCAAGATACCTTTGCGGTCTGTGGTGTTAAACCAGGAGTAACTAAGGAAGAATTAAAGGCAAACTCTAAAAATATTTTTGATTATCTAGGTAAATACCCGATTGAAAAGGATTCATTCTTTAATTTACCACCTGGGACTGTGCATTCTCCAGGTGAGGGGTGTCAGTTTATTGAGATTCAACAATCGAGTGATATCACCTATCGGATTTATGACTACGACCGCTTAGGTAAGGACGGTAAGCCGAGAGAATTGCATCTTGATAAAGGCATTGAATGTATCGACCTGAACTATCAGCCGGATACGGGCGATCCCAAGATTTTAGAAGAAAACGACCACTATAGCGAAGCTAAGATTGCTGACCAAAAATATTTTGAAGTCAACCGTGTCCAAGTGAAAGACAGCATCAAGGAAACAACGGATGGCGGCCCTGTTATCTTAATCTTTATTGAAGGTAGTGCCACCATCGAGGACGCTGGGAAAAATCTGGCTGTTGAACAGATTGAAACCGTTCTTATTCCTGCGTCACTAGATGAAGTAACCATTAAGGGAGATTGTACTTATCTGAAAGTAACTATCCCTGACGCATTAAAGGCATAA
- a CDS encoding MurR/RpiR family transcriptional regulator: MTMLLKESYYNFRETSQLINEDALDQIIHLMINAPIIYCYGLGASHLVGEDLVQKFARVGKTILNYEDSHQLASAMGTAFKDSLFLLISYSGQTHEVIELANLAHELNIKVIVMTSSSGNNLQKQADYQLLVAQYREASLRAGAMISLLNHLFLNDILFLYFLSTTYKKLLLV; encoded by the coding sequence ATGACAATGTTATTGAAAGAGTCTTATTATAATTTTAGAGAAACCAGTCAATTAATTAATGAAGATGCTTTAGATCAAATTATTCATCTGATGATTAATGCACCGATTATTTATTGCTATGGTTTGGGTGCTTCACATCTTGTCGGTGAAGATTTAGTGCAGAAATTTGCTCGAGTAGGAAAAACAATATTAAATTATGAGGATTCCCATCAATTGGCTTCAGCCATGGGAACGGCCTTTAAGGATTCTCTTTTTCTACTCATTTCCTATTCTGGTCAAACCCACGAAGTGATTGAATTAGCTAATCTGGCTCATGAATTAAATATCAAAGTCATTGTAATGACATCAAGCTCAGGGAATAACTTACAAAAACAAGCAGATTACCAGCTCTTAGTCGCTCAATATCGTGAAGCGTCTCTGCGTGCTGGAGCAATGATCTCCTTACTGAATCATCTATTCTTAAATGATATCTTATTTCTATATTTCCTATCGACTACGTATAAAAAACTCTTACTAGTTTAG
- a CDS encoding PTS fructose transporter subunit IIB, translated as MKVVGVSACPTGIAHTYMAQEAIEKEAKARGYECKVETQGSMGIENELSQEEIDAADVVIFAVAIEVEDEERFEEKENQNKVLTVEPGEVIKNPQAIFDQLEEL; from the coding sequence ATGAAAGTTGTCGGAGTATCAGCTTGTCCAACGGGCATTGCCCATACTTATATGGCCCAGGAAGCAATCGAAAAAGAAGCTAAAGCGAGAGGCTATGAATGCAAAGTGGAAACCCAAGGGAGCATGGGGATTGAAAATGAGTTAAGTCAAGAGGAAATTGATGCAGCGGATGTAGTTATTTTTGCAGTAGCCATTGAAGTTGAAGACGAAGAACGCTTTGAAGAAAAAGAAAATCAAAATAAAGTACTCACCGTAGAACCCGGTGAAGTCATTAAAAACCCTCAAGCTATCTTTGACCAATTAGAAGAATTATAG
- a CDS encoding MurR/RpiR family transcriptional regulator, whose amino-acid sequence MSNYFLLGIEEKLTKLSGSEAQVGRYIIEHADDVIQMNVKELARESGPSISTVVRFCQSIGTEGLFAVKNKTVFRESISC is encoded by the coding sequence ATGTCCAATTATTTTTTATTAGGTATTGAAGAAAAATTGACTAAGCTGTCGGGGTCTGAAGCTCAGGTTGGGAGATATATTATTGAACATGCTGATGACGTCATTCAAATGAATGTCAAAGAACTCGCCAGAGAGTCTGGTCCCAGTATCTCTACTGTGGTACGCTTTTGTCAGTCTATTGGGACTGAAGGGCTATTCGCAGTTAAAAATAAAACTGTCTTCAGAGAGTCAATTAGTTGTTGA
- a CDS encoding NAD(P)-dependent oxidoreductase produces MTFKVACYGVRSNKVDIFNQYNKYNYDLTLIEELLTEDNIETAKSHDAVLLRGNCVANRKNLELLKSWGIDLVFTRTVGINHIDMDAIRDLGQVVARVPGYSPNAIAELAVTLAMSLLRNVPYTTEATAKAYDFRVKPRMFSREVRNCTVGIIGCGRIGVTEAKLFQGLGARVIGYDIYQSDAAKEVVEFKDTQDELLKEADIVSIHSAYIEGENDKMINRHFIETMKDDAILVNTARGELQDNQAIIDALKADKLYGFAADVLPNEGPIFFHNFDRLEDVPDETVQELIKLYPRVLLTPHVGSNTDEAVKNMVEYSMDNFEEYLTTGKVANLVE; encoded by the coding sequence ATGACTTTTAAAGTAGCTTGCTATGGGGTACGGTCGAACAAAGTGGATATTTTTAACCAATATAATAAGTATAATTATGACCTAACTTTAATTGAAGAATTATTGACTGAAGATAATATTGAAACCGCTAAAAGCCATGATGCTGTCCTACTCAGAGGAAACTGTGTGGCCAATCGGAAAAACCTGGAATTACTGAAATCCTGGGGCATTGATTTAGTTTTCACCCGGACTGTGGGAATTAACCACATCGATATGGACGCTATCCGCGACTTAGGCCAAGTGGTCGCTCGAGTACCAGGCTATTCTCCGAATGCCATTGCCGAATTAGCAGTGACCCTGGCCATGAGTTTGTTGCGTAATGTGCCTTATACTACTGAAGCGACCGCTAAGGCATACGATTTCCGTGTGAAACCTCGTATGTTTAGTCGCGAAGTGAGAAATTGTACGGTGGGAATCATTGGTTGCGGACGTATTGGCGTGACCGAAGCTAAACTCTTCCAAGGTTTAGGAGCTAGGGTGATTGGTTATGATATCTATCAATCTGATGCGGCCAAAGAAGTCGTTGAATTTAAAGACACCCAAGACGAACTCTTAAAAGAGGCTGATATTGTAAGTATTCACTCGGCCTACATTGAAGGTGAAAATGACAAGATGATTAACCGTCATTTTATCGAAACCATGAAAGATGACGCTATCTTAGTCAATACTGCCCGAGGAGAACTCCAAGACAACCAAGCCATTATCGATGCCCTTAAAGCAGATAAATTGTATGGCTTTGCGGCCGATGTGCTCCCCAATGAAGGACCAATTTTCTTCCACAACTTCGATCGTTTAGAAGATGTTCCTGATGAAACGGTTCAAGAATTGATTAAGTTATATCCAAGAGTCCTGCTAACTCCTCATGTAGGTTCCAACACCGATGAAGCAGTCAAAAACATGGTGGAATATTCCATGGATAATTTTGAAGAATACCTTACCACTGGGAAAGTTGCTAATTTGGTGGAGTAA
- a CDS encoding AEC family transporter, producing MSFGEILIATLTNMKFISAITSTIGIILIGYICRRRGIFNQHVSKVLSTVVLKLAIPCMAFNAFMQDLNVQQLHQSMSVLVWGLLIYLVFIVITRLTYARYEGDTQLVLRMLTIFGSTTFFGIPIVSAVYGADGVIYANVFNIGYRIFLYSYCYILMSGLQFKKSNLKSIFLNPTILFTLAGLLIWAMQAYLPHVTVETLAKTGEMVERQAPILRFDLTLPWLYQLMNYLSKLASPLAWLSIGATLGESEITEAVKDNKVWYYAFNKMLIVPLITLVCGILFTVTNTLPMDYAAIGTTVVMMATPPASVAVSYAIGFGRESKLASNASFVTTLTATLAIPIWLVVIEILKTSGII from the coding sequence ATGTCGTTTGGTGAAATATTGATAGCTACCCTGACAAATATGAAGTTTATTTCGGCAATTACTTCGACGATTGGGATTATCTTGATTGGTTATATTTGCAGACGTCGTGGCATCTTTAACCAACATGTTTCTAAAGTCTTGTCAACGGTAGTTTTAAAGTTAGCGATTCCATGTATGGCCTTCAATGCCTTTATGCAAGATTTGAATGTCCAACAACTCCACCAAAGTATGAGTGTTTTGGTATGGGGCCTGTTAATTTATTTAGTTTTTATTGTTATTACCCGTCTTACTTATGCGCGTTATGAGGGGGACACCCAACTTGTTTTACGCATGTTAACGATTTTTGGCTCGACAACCTTTTTTGGGATTCCAATTGTGTCAGCGGTTTACGGGGCTGACGGGGTCATTTACGCCAATGTTTTTAACATCGGTTACCGGATCTTCTTATATTCCTATTGCTATATCTTGATGAGTGGTTTGCAATTTAAAAAGAGCAACCTCAAAAGTATCTTCCTCAATCCGACGATCTTATTTACCTTGGCGGGTTTACTGATTTGGGCTATGCAGGCTTATCTGCCCCATGTCACGGTGGAAACCCTGGCCAAGACTGGAGAAATGGTTGAGCGTCAAGCCCCAATTCTCCGCTTTGACTTAACCCTACCTTGGTTATACCAATTGATGAACTATTTATCTAAATTGGCTTCACCATTGGCCTGGTTATCAATCGGGGCAACTCTTGGTGAAAGTGAAATTACCGAAGCGGTTAAGGACAACAAGGTGTGGTACTACGCCTTTAATAAAATGCTTATTGTTCCATTGATTACTTTAGTCTGTGGGATTTTATTCACGGTGACGAACACTCTCCCAATGGATTATGCCGCAATTGGGACGACTGTAGTGATGATGGCGACTCCACCGGCCAGTGTGGCGGTCTCCTATGCGATTGGTTTTGGACGTGAAAGTAAGCTAGCCTCGAACGCCTCTTTTGTAACCACCTTAACGGCTACCCTAGCCATCCCAATTTGGCTGGTGGTAATTGAAATCTTAAAAACCAGTGGGATTATTTAA
- a CDS encoding PTS sugar transporter subunit IIA — translation MENQIDAIVPQAMILLDEEVENRDAAIHHLVSQAKEANLVNDVKQMEEAVLAREAEVSTAVGYQVAIPHGKSEAVNRPFIGFLRLKDTMLWNDSDEVKLIFLIGVPESNVDNIHLRFIAQLSKNLLNENFRAFISKESSQDKLYEFFKEIDFSVNRD, via the coding sequence ATGGAAAATCAAATCGATGCTATTGTTCCTCAAGCAATGATCTTATTAGACGAAGAAGTTGAAAATAGAGATGCAGCCATCCATCATCTGGTCAGCCAAGCCAAGGAAGCTAACTTAGTCAATGATGTGAAACAAATGGAAGAAGCGGTCTTAGCACGTGAAGCTGAGGTTTCGACTGCTGTAGGCTATCAAGTAGCTATTCCTCATGGTAAATCTGAGGCGGTCAACCGACCCTTTATCGGTTTTCTTCGTTTGAAGGATACCATGCTATGGAATGATAGTGATGAAGTGAAATTAATCTTCTTAATTGGCGTCCCTGAAAGTAATGTGGATAATATTCATTTACGCTTTATCGCCCAATTAAGTAAAAACTTATTAAATGAAAACTTTAGAGCCTTTATTTCTAAAGAAAGTAGTCAAGACAAATTGTATGAATTTTTTAAAGAAATTGATTTTAGTGTGAATAGAGATTAG
- a CDS encoding MurR/RpiR family transcriptional regulator, with product METNIAELIKQKYNHLPNSQRKVADYILNHGGEVMNHTLSDLAAKSGVSIPSVVRFTHTIGYSGFSEFKKAILLETGQQQNQDNGFEKNSRVNLDFSPKDSLSDVPKMVVDKSIRGMQDTLNLLDRNDFEEAITKIISAKRVSIYGIGTSSSVALDFVSRLIRIGIPATYYSDIHLQQLAVHSYTEDDLLIGISHSGATMDAVDTLKLAKSRGVQTIALTNYKSHFINEYADISLLTGDNETSLYSETMVSRISLLTLIDMLYIGIILSDYDHYTQQLEQISHFVDSKNY from the coding sequence ATGGAAACCAACATAGCAGAACTGATTAAGCAAAAGTATAATCATTTGCCCAATTCACAGAGAAAAGTCGCTGATTATATTTTAAATCATGGTGGTGAGGTCATGAATCATACTTTGTCTGATTTAGCGGCTAAATCGGGAGTTAGTATTCCTAGTGTGGTTCGTTTTACGCACACCATTGGCTACTCTGGCTTCAGTGAATTTAAGAAGGCTATCTTACTAGAAACGGGTCAACAACAGAACCAAGACAATGGCTTTGAGAAAAATTCTCGTGTCAATCTCGATTTTTCGCCTAAAGATTCCTTAAGTGATGTTCCCAAGATGGTGGTGGACAAGTCTATACGAGGCATGCAGGATACCTTGAACTTGCTAGATAGGAATGATTTTGAAGAGGCCATTACAAAAATTATTTCAGCCAAACGGGTAAGTATCTATGGAATAGGAACGTCTTCCAGTGTTGCTTTAGACTTTGTCAGCCGTCTGATCCGTATCGGCATACCAGCGACTTATTATTCAGATATTCATTTACAGCAATTGGCTGTTCACTCCTACACAGAGGATGATTTATTGATCGGGATTTCTCATTCTGGAGCCACAATGGATGCCGTGGATACCCTGAAATTAGCAAAGTCAAGAGGGGTACAAACGATTGCTTTGACTAACTATAAATCCCATTTTATTAATGAATATGCTGATATTTCTCTTCTCACCGGTGATAATGAAACCTCTTTATACAGTGAGACCATGGTTTCACGTATTTCGCTTTTGACTCTGATCGATATGTTATATATTGGAATCATTTTGAGTGACTATGATCACTATACCCAACAGCTTGAACAAATTAGTCATTTCGTCGATAGTAAAAATTACTAA